A section of the Oryzias melastigma strain HK-1 linkage group LG14, ASM292280v2, whole genome shotgun sequence genome encodes:
- the eral1 gene encoding GTPase Era, mitochondrial, with the protein MALGTCGRFLRGCSFLSARATVSALQESASCFLTAGNVGCTRRGRTGFLFTPACFISSEAFLSRLKGGKVADGSALRLPASVPADGGEQLSLLMRHPDQPHEPKVLKVAVIGAPNAGKSTLSNQLLGRKVFAVSKKVHTTRARALGVLTENNTQIILLDTPGLTPPSKAKRHQLEKSLLVDPWNSVKEADLMVVLVDVADRWACSRMDVEVLKCLAQHPQIPAVLVLNKVDLVKAKDRLLNITAHLTCGVVNGRKMRIRPIIKPPWAEKRLERDSECSSEDNAEQSSSVRNQQGWPHFKDVFMLSSVDSEDVETLKSYFMAAAKPGAWQYHSEVLTDQSPEEVCTNLIREKLLEYLPQEVPYSLTQTIELWQEGMDGEVDISVKLYTKKESHMKMVIGASGQMVAQIAREAGEDLSRVILREVRLKITAKLKK; encoded by the exons ATGGCCCTCGGGACGTGCGGCCGGTTCCTCCGGGGCTGTTCTTTCCTCTCCGCGCGGGCCACAGTCTCTGCTCTGCAGGAAAGTGCGTCATGTTTTCTGACAGCAG GAAATGTTGGCTGCACCCGCCGAGGGAGGACTGGATTCCTCTTCACTCCtgcctgttttatttcatcAGAGGCGTTCCTCAGCCGGCTAAAGGGAGGTAAAGTGGCAGACGGCAGCGCTCTCCGTCTCCCTGCATCGGTTCCAGCAGACGGAG GGGAGCAGTTGTCTTTGCTGATGAGACACCCCGATCAGCCTCATGAGCCAAAGGTTTTAAAAGTTGCGGTGATCGGAGCTCCAAACGCTGGCAAGTCCACGCTGTCCAACCAGCTCCTCGGCAGAaag GTGTTTGCTGTGTCCAAGAAGGTGCACACCACACGGGCGCGAGCACTGGGTGTTCTGACGGAGAACAACACACAGATT ATTCTGCTGGACACTCCTGGTCTCACCCCTCCATCAAAGGCCAAAAG ACACCAGCTGGAGAAGTCTCTGCTCGTGGATCCCTGGAACTCCGTCAAGGAAGCTGACCTGA TGGTTGTCCTGGTGGATGTGGCGGACAGATGGGCGTGCAGCAGGATGGACGTGGAGGTGCTGAAATGCTTGGCCCAGCACCCACAAATCCCAGCAGTCCTTGTCCTGAACaag GTGGACTTGGTGAAAGCCAAGGACAGACTGTTGAATATCACAGCCCATCTGACCTGCGGGGTGGTCAACGGACGCAAAATGCGGATCAGGCCAATTATCAAGCCTCCTTGGGCAGAAAAAAGGCTGGAGAGAGATTCGGAGTGTAGTTCTGAAGACAACGCAGAGCAGAGTTCATCGGTGAGGAACCAGCAGGGCTGGCCTCACTTCAAGGACGTGTTCATGCTGTCGTCTGTGGACAGCGAGGACGTGGAGACGCTGAAG AGCTACTTCATGGCTGCAGCCAAACCTGGAGCGTGGCAGTACCACAGCGAGGTTCTGACCGACCAGAGTCCAGAGGAAGTCTGCACCAATCTCATCAGAGAAAAGCTCCTGGAGTATCTGCCACAGGAAGTGCCCTATTCACTCACACAG ACAATTGAACTCTGGCAAGAAGGAATGGACGGGGAGGTTGATATTTCTGTGAAGCTTTACACAAAGAAAGAGTCTCACATG AAGATGGTGATCGGAGCTTCAGGACAGATGGTGGCGCAGATCGCTCGTGAGGCCGGCGAGGACTTGAGCCGCGTCATACTGAGGGAGGTGCGGCTAAAGATTACCGCCAAGCTGAAGAAGTGA